A genomic region of Granulicella cerasi contains the following coding sequences:
- the argH gene encoding argininosuccinate lyase: protein MSTTTEQPALKMWSGRFREPLDRTFEQWQRSFPFDWRLIPQEIAASQAHARAIAAAGVLTDDELTKMLAGLDAVGQRPLNWAHRISATSGIPDYETSNQQIAAAIVASAPQAEDIHHYVELELTREVGSLALKLHTGRSRNEQIATDMRLFVRDAIDATTVGLIRWASALLDLAERAGDDVMPGYTHLQRAEPVLVAHWLMAYTSMIERDLSRFADARARMNFCPLGSGAIAGATLALDRTIAAKALDFTAPTPNSMDATSDRDFMLDFAQAASTLGLHISRFAEELTLYATAEFGFVDLPEAFSTGSSAMPQKKNPDLTELARGKSGRLLGASTALATIVKGLPLAYNKDLQEGQEQIFDIADTLAGLLSVLPNFTRSLKFRQCAMAVAAETGYLNAMAAATYLSNKGVPFRKAHEIVGNAVRMGLERHLELGQLPLADLQTLSPEFAEDFFDAIDIRATLDCHDNSGGTAIAQVHAALHATKARIALLGAKEGALG from the coding sequence ATGTCTACGACCACCGAACAACCCGCCCTCAAAATGTGGTCCGGCCGCTTCCGCGAGCCGCTTGATCGCACCTTCGAGCAATGGCAGCGCAGCTTCCCCTTTGACTGGCGCTTGATCCCCCAGGAAATCGCCGCGAGCCAAGCCCACGCGCGCGCCATCGCCGCCGCAGGCGTGCTCACCGACGACGAGCTAACCAAGATGCTCGCCGGTCTCGACGCCGTCGGCCAGCGTCCGCTCAACTGGGCGCATCGCATCTCCGCCACCTCCGGCATCCCCGACTACGAAACCTCCAACCAGCAGATCGCCGCCGCCATCGTCGCGTCCGCGCCGCAGGCCGAGGACATTCACCACTACGTGGAGCTCGAGCTCACCCGCGAGGTCGGCTCGCTCGCGCTGAAACTCCACACCGGCCGCTCGCGCAACGAGCAGATCGCCACCGACATGCGCCTCTTCGTGCGCGATGCCATCGACGCCACCACCGTCGGCCTCATCCGCTGGGCCTCCGCGCTGCTCGACCTCGCCGAGCGCGCAGGCGACGACGTCATGCCCGGCTACACGCACCTCCAGCGCGCCGAGCCCGTCCTCGTCGCCCACTGGCTCATGGCCTACACCAGCATGATCGAGCGCGATCTCTCGCGCTTCGCCGACGCACGCGCCCGCATGAACTTCTGCCCGCTCGGCAGCGGCGCCATCGCCGGAGCCACCCTCGCACTCGACCGCACCATCGCGGCCAAGGCGCTCGACTTCACCGCGCCCACGCCCAACTCCATGGACGCGACCAGCGACCGCGACTTCATGCTCGACTTCGCACAAGCCGCCTCCACGCTCGGCCTGCACATCTCGCGCTTTGCGGAAGAGCTGACCCTCTACGCCACCGCCGAGTTCGGCTTCGTCGATCTGCCGGAGGCCTTCTCCACCGGCTCCTCCGCGATGCCGCAGAAGAAGAACCCCGACCTCACCGAGCTTGCACGCGGCAAGAGCGGTCGCCTGCTCGGCGCAAGCACGGCGCTCGCGACCATCGTCAAGGGCCTGCCGCTCGCTTACAACAAGGACCTGCAGGAAGGCCAGGAGCAGATCTTCGACATCGCCGACACGCTCGCCGGTCTGCTTTCTGTGCTGCCCAACTTCACGCGCTCGCTGAAGTTCCGCCAGTGCGCGATGGCTGTCGCCGCGGAGACCGGCTACCTCAACGCCATGGCAGCGGCGACCTACCTCTCGAACAAGGGCGTGCCCTTCCGCAAGGCGCATGAGATCGTCGGCAACGCCGTCCGCATGGGCCTCGAGCGCCACCTCGAGCTCGGCCAGCTCCCGCTCGCTGACCTGCAAACGCTCTCGCCTGAGTTCGCCGAAGACTTCTTCGACGCCATAGACATCCGCGCGACGCTGGACTGCCACGACAACTCCGGCGGCACCGCCATCGCGCAGGTCCACGCCGCGCTGCACGCCACCAAGGCCCGCATCGCTCTGCTGGGAGCAAAGGAGGGCGCACTTGGCTAG
- a CDS encoding GNAT family N-acetyltransferase, with protein sequence MASDPNIRAHKARLQDAEDIFNLVNSLSGDGTLLRRSYAEVCENIRDFTVVHRATPEGEQTFLGCGALHLYGPHLAEIRSIVVKPEYRGLGAGDELIEALMHEAEEHEVVSVCLFTRIPDYFAHLGFREADRDAMPDKIYKDCQTCPRLYACDEIAMVKGPLPNIAVLGPKTVQRPELVQINPVAQLTGTR encoded by the coding sequence TTGGCTAGCGATCCGAATATCCGCGCCCACAAGGCCCGCCTGCAAGACGCAGAAGACATCTTCAACCTGGTCAACTCACTCTCGGGCGACGGCACACTCCTGCGCCGCTCCTACGCCGAGGTTTGCGAGAACATCCGCGACTTCACCGTCGTTCATCGCGCCACGCCCGAGGGCGAACAGACCTTCCTCGGCTGCGGCGCGCTTCACCTTTACGGCCCACACCTGGCTGAGATCCGCTCCATCGTCGTGAAGCCTGAGTACCGCGGCCTCGGCGCAGGCGACGAACTCATCGAAGCTCTCATGCACGAGGCCGAAGAGCACGAGGTCGTGAGCGTCTGCCTCTTCACGCGCATCCCCGACTACTTTGCGCACCTCGGCTTCCGCGAGGCCGATCGCGACGCGATGCCGGACAAGATCTACAAGGACTGCCAGACTTGCCCGCGCCTCTACGCCTGCGACGAAATCGCGATGGTCAAAGGACCGTTGCCCAACATCGCCGTCCTCGGCCCTAAGACCGTCCAGCGCCCCGAACTCGTGCAGATCAACCCTGTCGCGCAACTCACCGGCACCCGCTAG
- a CDS encoding immunity protein Imm33 domain-containing protein: protein MTAEHIRITQRETCLRYEADCVPAIATANCGLAIQTEGLTPLHGLRHPVTETTTGWYIWQGEYSSSPDFFTATCTAHVYSFVPQVAPYLSLPPGYRFLMADGHIDIWFDPTLLNT from the coding sequence ATGACAGCAGAACATATCCGAATCACACAGCGAGAAACGTGTTTGCGATATGAGGCGGATTGCGTACCTGCAATCGCGACAGCAAACTGCGGGCTTGCAATCCAGACAGAGGGACTTACACCACTCCATGGGCTTCGTCATCCTGTAACTGAGACCACAACGGGTTGGTATATCTGGCAAGGTGAGTACTCCTCCTCGCCCGACTTCTTCACTGCAACTTGCACAGCGCATGTTTATAGTTTCGTGCCTCAGGTAGCTCCTTACCTCAGCTTGCCGCCTGGTTATCGTTTTCTTATGGCAGATGGACATATTGACATCTGGTTTGATCCAACATTGCTCAATACATAA